From the Paucidesulfovibrio longus DSM 6739 genome, the window ACCCCAAACAGGAAGCCCTGCTCAAGAAGGCCCTGGAAACCCTGGAAAACGAAACGCCCTTGCGCGGCATCGAGGAATTCGACGTTCCGGAGCTGCGCGGCTTCGCCTTTCTTTCCGGCAAACCGATCCTGTACGTCTGGAACGGCAGCGAGTCCAACTACACCGATCTCTCCCTGCCCGAGGACCAGCCCGGCCAGAAGCATCTCGCCGTGGCCGCCAAGCTGGAGCGCGAATTGGCGGAGATCGAAGACCCCGAAGAGCGGCAGATGTTCCTGGACGACCTGGGAATCACGGAAACCGCCCTGGACAAGATCATCGCCAAGACCTACGAGCTGCTCGGACTGATCTCGTTCCTCACGGCCGGGGAAAAGGAAGTCCGCTCCTGGCCCGTCCGCAAGGGAGCCAAGGCTCCGGAGGCCGCTGGCGTGATCCACTCCGACTTCGAGAAGGGCTTCATCCGGGCCGAGGTCATCGCATACGCCGATTTCCTGGAGCACGGCACCTTCAAGGCCTGCAAGGACAAGGGACTGGCCCGCCTCGAAGGCAAGGAATACGTGGTCAAGGACGGCGACATCGTGGAGTTCCGCTTCAACGTCTAGCCGTCTCCTGCGCCGGATTCGCAAAAGCCCCGGAACAACCGTGTTCCGGGGCTTTTACTTTTTCCGCGCCTTGAGCCCGATGTTCCGTCCAGGCACCTGCGCCGCCGCGCCGGCCGGGCCTGGGCACCGCGCCTTTGCACGCGCATCCGGGACTGCCGCCCTCTTCCGCCTCAGGCCAGCCCGCGCGCCCGGTAGCGGGCCGTCACGGCCAGCTCCACCAGGACAAAAAGGCCCAGTGGGACCAGCAGGAACAGCAGGGTCAGGACCGAGGCCACGCTGCGGTCCGAGGAGGTCAGCAGCGGGAAGAGATAGCCCGTGAACGAGGGCACCCGGCCGCCGCCGATGAGAAAAACGAGAAAATACTCGGAAAAGGCCACCAGGAAGACCACGGTTCCTCCGGCCACGGCGCCGGGCACTAGCAGCGGGAAATCCACCCGCCAAAAACGCGTCCAGACCCCGGCTCCGAGATTGCGCGCGCAGAGATCGTATTCCTCCCCGAAGCTCTGGTATCCCGCGACGAGCGCCCGAAGCATGTACGGGTAGCTGAAGGTCGTCAGGGCCAAAACCACGCCGGGCAGGGTGTCGGCCAGTCCGATCTTGAGAAAGGCGAAATGCACTCCCATGGAAAAGGTCATGGCCGGAGCCAGGGCCGGAGCCAGGAGCAGCCCTTCCACCAGAGGCTTGCAGGCGAAGCGGCGGCGGGCGAGATGGTGGGCCGGGGCAAGGCAGAGCGCGAAGCTCAGCAGCACCGTAAGCAGCGAATAGACCATGGAGGAACCGAGATGCCGCGCAATCGGCCAGGCCTGGGAAACGACGTATTGCATGGCGCGGGGGTCCGTTTCCCGTGGGAAAAGGCTCGGATAGCTCCAGCCGGGAGCGAGGACGTATCCTGCCAGCACCAGCAAAGGGAAGAGCGCGACCAGCGTCAGCCCCGCGAAGTACAGCACGGCACGCGCGGATTCCCTCCTCACAGCTTGCGCTCCCCGGCCTGGAGGCGCGCGGCCACGCGCACGTAGACGGCTATGAATGCCACGGAAAACAGGAACATGCAGACCAGTATGGCCATGGCCGTGGGTCGGTTTGCGAGATCGCGCTTGAAGTAGAGATTGTAGACCTCGATGGAAAGCATGCCCGGGTCGCTCTGCCCGAGCAGAAAGGGGATGTCGAACGCGCCGAAGGCGTAGAGGGTCAGGATGATGAACGCGGTGTGCATCACGGGCTGGAGGTGCGGCAGGATCACCCGGCGGAAGACCTGCCACTCCCCGGCCCCGAACATGCGCGCCGTTTCCACCAGTCGCGGGTCCATGCGCCGGAGCGCGGCCAGGGAAAGGAGCATCACGAACGGCGTGCCTTTGTAGACATACGCCAGGATCATGCCCACGCCCCCCGTATAGAGCGGCACCGGGAAGTCGTCCGGAACAGCGAGAAGGCCCACGGCGTGCAGCGCCGAAGAGAGCCAACCGCTGCGGCTGAACATGACCAGCACGATGAAGCCCACGGCGACATGGGGCAGGATCAGGGGCACCTTGTAGACGACGCCCGCACGTTGCAGGCCGCGCGGCAGCTTCCAGAACACATAGGCGAGGGCCGAGCCGATGCAGACAGGGAGCAGCCCGGAAAGCAGGCCGACCCAGAGCGACAGCCCGAAGGAACGCAAAAAGTGCGGTTCGAGAAGCCGGGCGTAGGCGTCGAGCGCTCCGCCGTCGTGGGGAAACGGCAGGCCGTATCCCAGGGACTGCATCACGGCCACGCCGAATCCGCCGAGAAAAAGCAGGCCGAACGGCAGGGCAAGGGGCGACAGCTTCAGCAGCGTGCGCCCCCACCCCGCCCGGCATTCCGGCTCAATGCAGGACATGCTCCTCCCAGCCCGCCTCCAATGCCTCCAGATATTCCGAAGGAATTTCCGGGACGACCGCACTGGTGAGCACGTCCGTGGGCAGCGTGGCCGCGCCCAGGTTCACGGCTTCGAACTTCGCACGCATCTCCGGGGAAAGCGTGCCCAGGTCGATGGCGGGGAAGTCCCCCCAGTTCGACGGCTCCAGCTTGGAAAGCTGCGCCTCGGGCGACATCAGGAAGTTCGCCAGGAGCATGGCGCCGGGCTTGTTCGCGGCGTTGAAGGGAATGGCCGTGAAATGCAGATTGTAGAGCGCGCCTTCGGCCATGATGAAGGTCCGCACGGACTTGGGATAGGTTCCTTCGAGAATCTTGTTCTGGGCATGCAGGGGGTGGTAGGACATGCCCAGGTCCACTTCGCCGCGCTGGAACAAGGTGTCCAGGGCCGCGCCGTCCTTGGGATATGCTTGGCCCTTTTCCCAGAGATAGGGCTTGATGTCGTTGAGATAGGCCCAGAGCAGCGGCGCATTGTGGTCGAAAAGGGTCTGATTGAAACCGAGCATGTATTGCTCGTAGCCGCCCGTGAGCGCGTAGAACGCCTGCCGCAGGAACGCCGATCCCGTGAAGTCCGGCGGCTGCGGGTAGGTGAAACGGCCCGGATGCTCGCGAACCCAGGCAGGCAGATCCACGAACGTTTCCGGCGGGTCGCTCCGCGCCGTGTCGAATTCGAACACGAACTGAGCCTGCCCCAAAGGAGTTTCATAGCCTTCCACGGGGAAACCGAAATCCATGGAAGCCTGTTCCTTGTCCGCGTGGCTCACGAAATTCGGCAACTGCTCCGCATACGGTCCGAACAGTGCATTCGCGGTCTTGAGCTTCTTGAAATTCTCGCCGTTGACCCAGAGCAGGTCGATGGGGCCGGAAGCTGTTCCTGCCTGCTTTTCCGTGAGCAGCTTGTTCACGAAGACGCCCGCATCCATGGGCACGCGCTCCAGGGTGATGTCGTAGCGGCGTTTCATCTCGTCGGCCACGTACGTATCCACCCATTTGTTCACGTTGGGAAATCCGCCGTACATGTACCAACGCACGGTCGTGCCCCGGCCTGCCTCCTCGATTTCGGGCCACAGCGCCTGCGTCCAATCCTTGTCCTTCGATTCCGGACCGTTGCCGGAACACGAAAACAAAAGCATGGCCAACGAGATCAAAACGACGAGACGTTTCATTGCTGCTCCTTTTTTTCCGGGTCGATGCAATCCGTAATTTCCAGACTGACGCGATCACCGGGCTGCAAGCTTCCGGAGCCGCTGCCCGGTCCGTACGCCATGATTTCGACCCCGGCGACGGCCACCGTGTATTTCATATGATTCCCCGCGAACGCGGCCTTCAGCACCAGAGCCGGACCGGTTTCGTCCGCACGCAGGAGCACGGACTCCGGACGCACGAACACGCCGCCTTCTCCCCCTCCGCGCACAGAGATGCCGATCGCCCGGCGCGCATCAGGCGTCAGCTCGTTGACCGGCCCCAGGAATGCCGCCGCTTCCCGGCTGACGGGCCGCGCATAGACCTCGCCGGGCGTGTCGTACTGCACGAGCCGTCCCTCCAGCAGCAGCCCGATGCGGTCGGACATGACGAAGGCTTCTTCCAGATCGTGGGTTACGCTGATGGTTGTCACACCGAAGGCTTTCTGCGTGTTGCGGATGAATTCCGCCGTGGAGAGCTTGAGATTGCGGTCCAGGTTGGCGAAAGGCTCATCAAGCAGAAGCAGCATGGGGTTCACCACCATGGCCCTGGCGATGGCCACGCGCTGCTTCTGCCCGGCGGAGAGCTGATTGGGGAAATCATTACGTTTCTCCCAAAGCTGAAAATACTCCAGCACGTCCCGGACCTTGGCCCGCACCACCTCGCGCGGAAACTTGCGCACGCGCAGGCCGAACGCGGCATTCTCGAAAACGTTGAGATTCGGAAACAGCAGGTAATCCTGAAACACGAGCAATACGGGCCGTTCCTTGCTCGGTGGCTCCAGGAACTCCAATCGACCCGCGTCCTGACGTTCCAGCCCGGCGATGATCTTCAGCAGGGTGGTTTTGCCCACGCCCGATGGCCCGATGATGGACACGACCTCGCCGCGCTCCACCTGGAAGCTCACATTGCGAAGCACGGGCTGGTCGCCGTACATAAGGCTCAGATCGGCTACGCCAAAAAACATTCCACGCCTTCCAGGTATCGTTTGATGGTGGCGAACGTGTCTTCGTTGCGCAATGCCCGCTCCGCCTCGGCATATTCGTGATAGGCCATGAAGCACCAGGACAACCCGCGCAGAAGGATGGTCTTTTCCAAAATGGCCGTACGATGATCCAAGGCTTCCGGGTCAAGGACTTCCCCGGTTTCCCGCTTCCACTGGCTCGCGTATTCCGCCAGGAAGGCCGCCCGGGCTTCAGGCGTGAAGCGGTAATTCGTCTTCCAGAGGGTCGTCGTGGGAGCGAGAAAATGGCCCAAGTCCTGATGCCTGCTCGAAAGCACGGCTTTTTCCCAGTCCACAAGCCAAGCCCGCTCTCCTTCGACGAGAAAATTGCCCGAATTGACTTCGGTGTTCACGATCACCTGGGGCTCGCCGATGAATTCGCCTTGGGTCGCGGCATGCAGTTCCATGATCTCGGCATGGTACGCAAGAAGTCGCTTGCCGACATCCGGCTTGGCGTGGTTCGGCAAATGACGTCGAATCAGGCCGAGACTCTCTTCCGCGATGTCGCGCACGGGATCCGGCTGGCACACCAGCCCGCCGCATTCCGGAGACTTCGAAAGGACATCCTTCGGAATCTCAACGGAGTGCACTCGCGCGAAGATCCGGGCCGCCTTGTCCGCGTCGCGTTCATATGCAAACGGCCCGCCCGGCAGGTATTCCATGAGCAACGCGCCGCCCCCAAGTCCGCACACCGCCGAGGCCAGGGCCAAAGGCCGCGGGGTGACATCCGATCCAGAAAGCAGATTCAGCACCCTGAATTCATATTCGATCTGATTCGCAAGGCCGAGCTGGCTTCCGTGGTTGATGCGCAGAACCCGTTTCCGGTC encodes:
- a CDS encoding aminoglycoside phosphotransferase family protein translates to MREGWLPHEGGDVVLRFLAQGEYNENWLLLARDRKRVLRINHGSQLGLANQIEYEFRVLNLLSGSDVTPRPLALASAVCGLGGGALLMEYLPGGPFAYERDADKAARIFARVHSVEIPKDVLSKSPECGGLVCQPDPVRDIAEESLGLIRRHLPNHAKPDVGKRLLAYHAEIMELHAATQGEFIGEPQVIVNTEVNSGNFLVEGERAWLVDWEKAVLSSRHQDLGHFLAPTTTLWKTNYRFTPEARAAFLAEYASQWKRETGEVLDPEALDHRTAILEKTILLRGLSWCFMAYHEYAEAERALRNEDTFATIKRYLEGVECFLA
- a CDS encoding DUF933 domain-containing protein, producing MKTAIFGFAGAGKTDLFAALAGKAALSGNRAMVKVPEPRLDPLIELFNARKVTYSEIEYLDIPGGGGKGTGLGERVLSEIRSYDCLLAVLDAFSGLNDPKAQWQAIEADMIVSDMAVIEKKLERMVLDKKKNAPGYDPKQEALLKKALETLENETPLRGIEEFDVPELRGFAFLSGKPILYVWNGSESNYTDLSLPEDQPGQKHLAVAAKLERELAEIEDPEERQMFLDDLGITETALDKIIAKTYELLGLISFLTAGEKEVRSWPVRKGAKAPEAAGVIHSDFEKGFIRAEVIAYADFLEHGTFKACKDKGLARLEGKEYVVKDGDIVEFRFNV
- a CDS encoding ABC transporter permease, producing MRRESARAVLYFAGLTLVALFPLLVLAGYVLAPGWSYPSLFPRETDPRAMQYVVSQAWPIARHLGSSMVYSLLTVLLSFALCLAPAHHLARRRFACKPLVEGLLLAPALAPAMTFSMGVHFAFLKIGLADTLPGVVLALTTFSYPYMLRALVAGYQSFGEEYDLCARNLGAGVWTRFWRVDFPLLVPGAVAGGTVVFLVAFSEYFLVFLIGGGRVPSFTGYLFPLLTSSDRSVASVLTLLFLLVPLGLFVLVELAVTARYRARGLA
- a CDS encoding ABC transporter substrate-binding protein, with the protein product MKRLVVLISLAMLLFSCSGNGPESKDKDWTQALWPEIEEAGRGTTVRWYMYGGFPNVNKWVDTYVADEMKRRYDITLERVPMDAGVFVNKLLTEKQAGTASGPIDLLWVNGENFKKLKTANALFGPYAEQLPNFVSHADKEQASMDFGFPVEGYETPLGQAQFVFEFDTARSDPPETFVDLPAWVREHPGRFTYPQPPDFTGSAFLRQAFYALTGGYEQYMLGFNQTLFDHNAPLLWAYLNDIKPYLWEKGQAYPKDGAALDTLFQRGEVDLGMSYHPLHAQNKILEGTYPKSVRTFIMAEGALYNLHFTAIPFNAANKPGAMLLANFLMSPEAQLSKLEPSNWGDFPAIDLGTLSPEMRAKFEAVNLGAATLPTDVLTSAVVPEIPSEYLEALEAGWEEHVLH
- a CDS encoding ABC transporter permease, with protein sequence MSCIEPECRAGWGRTLLKLSPLALPFGLLFLGGFGVAVMQSLGYGLPFPHDGGALDAYARLLEPHFLRSFGLSLWVGLLSGLLPVCIGSALAYVFWKLPRGLQRAGVVYKVPLILPHVAVGFIVLVMFSRSGWLSSALHAVGLLAVPDDFPVPLYTGGVGMILAYVYKGTPFVMLLSLAALRRMDPRLVETARMFGAGEWQVFRRVILPHLQPVMHTAFIILTLYAFGAFDIPFLLGQSDPGMLSIEVYNLYFKRDLANRPTAMAILVCMFLFSVAFIAVYVRVAARLQAGERKL
- a CDS encoding ABC transporter ATP-binding protein, whose protein sequence is MFFGVADLSLMYGDQPVLRNVSFQVERGEVVSIIGPSGVGKTTLLKIIAGLERQDAGRLEFLEPPSKERPVLLVFQDYLLFPNLNVFENAAFGLRVRKFPREVVRAKVRDVLEYFQLWEKRNDFPNQLSAGQKQRVAIARAMVVNPMLLLLDEPFANLDRNLKLSTAEFIRNTQKAFGVTTISVTHDLEEAFVMSDRIGLLLEGRLVQYDTPGEVYARPVSREAAAFLGPVNELTPDARRAIGISVRGGGEGGVFVRPESVLLRADETGPALVLKAAFAGNHMKYTVAVAGVEIMAYGPGSGSGSLQPGDRVSLEITDCIDPEKKEQQ